TAAAACCTCAAAAATTCAGAGAGGGGGGGCTAAAAAGAGATCTTACTAGGGTTTCAGACTTTCTAAGGGTTTCCCTTTTCTTCGATCATCATCAAGACGAAGGTCGAAATAATAAGAAGCTGGAGGATTGAACACCTAATCTCTAGGTTAGTTCCAAATCAGGAATTCAGTCAGGAGCATAAATCGATTTTGTTATACCGATTTAGTTTTCTTTCTGATAACAGAAGCATAAATCTGAGCTAACCAGTCAACAAAAACAGATGAAATAAGTCACTACTTTGTGAATTGAGAACATGCAGTTAATCATCTCTCGAGTTTAATGGTGAGTTAAAAGAGTTTCAGATttgatttcttaattatttattttattaaatgGATTGAAGTTtctgtgtttttctttgtttACAATGATAATTGATTTAATTCGAATTCAGTTTTGGTGCTAATTCTATGGGTCAGTGATTTATATATGTGATAGCTTCTGTTTATGATTTTCTAGGGTTTGTAATGAAAATTTTGGTGGAAAGAATATGTTAGGTTATGGTTTGGCATCAACTATCAGCTTCTAAAAATCTGTGCTCGGCTAGTGGTAGTATAATTAGGTGGTTAGGTGTTGTACTTATAGATGGatagattattattattaaaattcgAAGATATAATGACCTTGATTTGGTTACAGCATGATTTGGATAGTTATTTCacgtttttctttctttgaatcacCTCTATGAGTTTGTATCTCTTATCTAAGGAAGGGATTAATCGGCCGTGTTAAGAATTTTACCTGTAGTCTACATAAAATTTACTGGCGAAGGAACTTGTAGCTTTTCATAATTTTCTTTTTGTGTCATGGTTTGATGGACTTGATGACTTTATCTAATGACTTTAGAGCTAGCTTAACTCATTCTTGTGTCCCTTTTCAATTGATTTTGTACACGAAACGTATTTAGGGAGCTTTCCTTATAATTGCATTATGTTATTTGTCTGCGTCTCTTTAACTTTATTATTAAAAATTTGCAGTTTtactttttgttaatgaagtgtTGATTGCTTTGGGTGCAGATCCCTGTGATCGTGAAAGCCGAGTATATGTTGTAATTGACTGAAGGTGGTTGCACATTACTAGAGACCTGCTAGCCTACTTTGTGCGGGTTATTTATCAATGTTTAACAATATGGGAACTACAAATATGGGGCCCAACAATCTAGGTACAAGCAATATGGGGTCCAGCAATCTGGGTCCTCAACATTTAGCAGTACCGAATAACAAACTTGTACCAGTTGTTCCTAGTTCAGGTAGTCCAATGTTATCCTATTTAACAGTTCCGAATAGCATACTGTCACCCATTACTGTTAGTTCAGGAAGTCCAAGGTGGCAACATCTTCCAAGCGGCAAATTAGCACCAATTTCTCCAAGTATGGGTAGTCAGGGGTTACAACATTTTGCAGTCCAAAGCAACAAACATGCACCAAGTTTACCTAATTCAAGCAACTTGGGACATTTATCTGGTTCTAACAAGCGAACTATACAAATGATATCTGGGACACCAAATAAGCCACCGTCACAGAAGTCATCTGCACCAAACAAACCAAGCAAGCGACCATCACATACAGAACCTCCTAAGGCTAGAGCCGAGTTATTTGAGTCAGTCAGAGCGAAAATGAGGGAATCCTTAGCCTCTGCTTTAGCTATGGTTTCTGAAgagcaaaacaaaaagaaatcacaGGTTGATGCTCAAACCTCTTCTATTCCATCCACCGAGGATTCTCCAATGTCTACATCAACATCTTCCACTGTAGACATTGCCTCATGCCAAGTTCCTGAAAAGCCCTCGGAGCCCTTACCTTCACAAAATCAGGACTGTGCTCAGAATGTTAGTGCTACACTAAATCCATCAAATCCATCACAGGGCATCTTTTCTACTGGTAATAAGGTCGATGCTACACCAATCCCAGAATGTGATGCACAAGAATTTCAATATAAGTATGCTTTGCTTGATGATGATGTTTCATTCAGCAACAACTTCTTTGTGAAGGATGATCTTTTGCAAGGCAATGGACTATGCTGGGCATCAGACCTTGACATAGAAATTATGGAAGATAGCTCGAGTTATGATGCCAAAAGACCCAAACTGGAAGATGAAGTTGCCGGGAATAAGAGTGAACCAGCATCTCCTTGTCCGCAAACTCTAGCAACTAGAGTTGAAGCTGAGCTTTTCAAAGCATTTGGAGGTGTTAACAAGAAATACAAGGAGAAAGGAAGATCTCTTCTGTTTAATCTGAAAGATCCCAGTAATCCTGAGTTGAGAGAACGAGTAATATCTGGTGAAATTTCTCCTGAGCGCCTCTGTTCCATGACTGCGGAGGAGCTTGCTTCAAAGGAATTGTCAGAGTGGAGGATTGCAAAAGCAGAAGAGCTTGCACAGATGGTGGTTTTGCCAGATTCTCAAGTTGACATTAGACGTTTGGTTCGCAAAACACATAAAGGGGAGTTTCAAGTGGAATTCGACCAAGATGATGGTCCTTCAGTTGAGGTTGCTGCTGGGGAAAGTTCGCTTTCTCAATTTCGACCAAGAGCTAAAGAATTAGAAGCTGAAACTCCGCGGAAATCAGATGAGAATGGAAAATCTGAAAAATCGGAAATCACTTCTAGTGAGAAGGTTATCTTAGATGACCAAGGTAGTTTAAGTGCTGTTCCAAGTGATGGAACTGATCTCTTGCAGGGACTGATGATGGATGAATTGAAGGACCCAGAATTTCTTCCTCCTATAGTTTCTCTTGATGAGTTCATGGAGTCCCTTGATTCTGAGCCGCCTTTTGAGAACTTGCAAAAGGAAGCTGGAACACCCGAGTCCgtaggggaagagaagaagagcaTCGATACCGACTCAAAGGTTGATTCATCTGATCTTACTTCGGTCAACCCTGTAACTGCTGCCTTGGAAAAAGCTGCCGCCGTCGAAAAAGCTCCCGCTGTCGAAAAAGCTCCCGTCGTTGATAAAGCTGCTGCCCAGGACAAAGCTGACAAAGTGGAACCAGAATATAGTAGTGCAGGGACTAAGTTGAAATCTGGTGAAGTTCTTGTTGAATCAAAAACTCCTCTTGACGGTGCTGTAGATAATATTGAGCATGCATGGGAAGGCAAATTGCAGTTGAATATCTCATCCATAGTCTCAGTTCATGGCTCCTTTATAAGGTCTGCTACTCATCAGCTTAAGTTTCACCAACTATTAGTGGGTAATACTTTATGACTTGCCAGTTTAGAAATTACTAACATCTAACACCACTATGTTTATCTTTCTAGAGTAGTCATAGAAATAATGATGGCACTGACACCAACAATGGTTATCTTGTCAAATATTTTGTTATCCTTATTGCTATCTTCATGTTTAAGGCTTTTGATAGTTTATCTATATCTATTTCTTTGCCTATTTTATACATCCTTAAACACCTGAGTAGTTTTACTGAGCTGAAAATATGTCAAGGTCGATAATTTTTTAGAGATGGTCGTCTCATGGTGCGAAGTTCTCTTGAGTAGACATAGATTGTTTCGGAAATCAGAGGTTTCTTAAGCGACTAAGTCCTAAATTGTTGCATTCATGTTCAGTTCTTAAGTCCTAAATTGTTGCATTCATGTTCAGTTCTTAAATCCCAAATTGTTGTATTTGCTTCTGATTGCATTTTCCTCTTCTCCTGTTCTTTGTTGCAGTGGTGAAAAAGCATCAACTAAAGAATGGCCAAGCTTCCTTGATATAAAAGGCAGAGTTAAGCTCGATGCATTCGGAAAGTTTCTCCAAGAGCTGCCTATGTCTCGAAGTCGCGCACTTATGGTATGTTGTTTTGTTCTTCTTGTTTATATCTGATTAATCATTATCACTTTAATAGTTTGAACACTATACAATATTTTGAGTTACTTTTTCAATTCACTTGTGCAAACTCAACTACTCCCATAAAAATCATTATATCCATAATAGCCTAAGTATTATTCGAAGCGATGAGGTTATCTGATAAAAATGCATTTCTTATCAGATAATTTTAAATGCGCCAGTTCTGTTGCTTTGCGTgttgctttgctttaccttgtcATTCTACTTGGTCCAAGTGGTTTATGTTTTTACCAGTTTTCTGGAATATTTTTAAAATGCCTAAGCTGTTTTTCAGTTGTTCATTTCTTTTCAGTTATTCATTACTTTCCTCGAGTGTACTACCATTGGGTTTAGTATCTCTATATAATTCTACTGTAAGGAAATGCGAATCTGAATGATACACTAACTATAAACGTTTGAGCGTTGACTTGAATCCACGAACTAGAACTGCATCCATGTCATTCCTAATGAATTTTGTAGGTCAACTCTTCTGAGTAATTTGTATTAGTTTGACAAGGTACGTCAGTTATTGAAAATTCGAGAAACCTCTGTTAATCAGTAGCTCATGTTATGATCGGGCTTCCTGCACTTTAGTGAGTACACTTGTCTTTATTTTCTCTATGCAGTATGTTAACCTGTTTGCTACAGATAAAGAAGGAGGATTTTTTGATTAACTGTATGCTACACTATATTTGTTTTAAGCATTCTGCAGTATTATTGTTTTTTGATCACTAAAGCATTCTGCAGTAGTATCctctcttgtttcttttcttagTTGTCTTTACGGACCACATGTTTCATCTACTTCTAGTAGTGCACACTTAAAGTGAAAATTTTGTTCATGATTTTGTTTATGAATTTGTTGCCTGCTACAGGTAGTACATATTGGCTGGAAGGAGGACTCCCCTGAGAGTGGGCGTGAATATCTTCGCGAGGTGATGCAACCTTCTTATATCATTTTGTCCATTACAAATTTAATCTTGCTCATACTCTCGATGTGTTTTTCTTCACTGTCATGTCTTAATAAATATTCCAAATAGCCAATTGAAATAGTGGGTTTTGGGCAACCAACTTGAGGATTGGTGAAATAGAATCGACTTCTCCTGGCACTAAGGAGTTAATGCTTCATTTGCTGACCTCAGATCCTATTGTCCTCTTCAGGTGGCTGATTCATATGTTGCTGATGAGCGAGTCGGGTTTGCTGAGCCTGCGCCTGCTGTTGAACTTTACTTGTGTCCACCTCATGCTAGAACAGTTGAAATGCTAGGAAAGAATGTTCCAAAAGACGACGTTGAAAAACTTAATGCTTTAGATAATGGTCTGATTGGCATTGTTGTATGGAGAAAGGTGCATATAACTTCCACAATATCACCCAACTCTTCATCACATCATAGACACAGCTTTAAAAAACAGAACCATGTAAGGAGACAACAACAAGAAAAGGAAACTAACAGAATCACTAAACCTACGTCATCCATCTTAGGTCCTCCTCCCACCAGAAAATCTCGAGTACCATTGCATGATGAACCCATTGAtgatgttcccccaggttttggcccAGCAACTGGCAGAGATGATGACGACTTGCCGGAATTTGAATTTGTTAGTGGTTCAAATCCCTCAGTTTCTCAGTTTTCAACCTCCAAACCCTCTGTTCCTCCAAGAGCCTCTTTTGCTCCTCCTGGGCAAATGAGAGAACTGATACAGATGTATGGACAAAATGAAACTATATCTAACAAGGGTGTGAATTGGCAGCAGGGTCGAAGCGCCAGGGTTGAAGTTAATAATCCTtggaatgatgatgatgatatcccAGAATGGCAGCCTCCAGAACAAAGCACACCCCTTCTTCCAGTATCTTTACCCCCACCCCCACCACTACCAGTGCAGTTAATGCATGGGTTTCAGCAACAAACATTGCCCCATGTCTCGGTGGCAACACCACAGCAATTTCCCCATGGTCAATTGATGGTACAGCAACTTACACAGCAAAATATGCCTTTCCAAGCTCCAGTGAATATGATTCATAGCTATGTAGGAGGCCACCAAAACATGGCTTCTCCCTGGCAGTCGGGTGGTTGGACCCCTCAGACTGGTTCCAGTGGACTACCCTTAAATGTCCAGCAGCAGGGTAACAATATGATGCAACCTTGTAATagcaataacaataataataacaacattaTCATTAATGGACAGCCTTTTGATGGTCAGTTTTATGGGACATCTTCTAATACTGGTAACGGATTCGGAACCAGTCAGAGACCACCAGATAATGTCTCCCGTAGGTGttagttttttttctcttcaatttggtGTAAATACCTTCCTCAACTTTCAAGCATCTTTCCCTGTTCAGAAAGATGTCAACTTTGTAATTATAGAGTTTGAACTGCATTAGTTCTTTTCGGGTTCCTTGGGAATTTTGTTTGATAAATGTTCTTTGATTTGATACATGTTTCTCTTCTCTTTTGCTTCTTTCAATTTATCCCGTGTTGGCTATTTTTGATGTTTAAATCTTAGTGTAACTATTCCAGGGTGGTTAGTAGTGTTTAATGATTCCCATGTTTTCTTTGAGTCGATGTTGTTAGTGAACATGCACAGTCGGTGTTTTAACGCAAGGCCTAGAGTACTACAACATTTTCTATAAACTGGCAGGTTTGGACAAAGGGAAGGGAAGTCGGGCTCTGTTTCTGCCCCTGAAAGCAACTAttcactaatcaggtttacagACGACCACTTCATATCCGACCGAAAATCACCTCCTGAAAGTCGTATTTGTTTGGTAAATGTCGGCACTAAATTGGAACCTGACTTGCCTGTCTAACCCGGCTGTCATGGGCTGATGGCGTTATTACCTTTTAAAACTTTAACAAGTACACTATAGTAACTTAAGGTAGATATTTTATAAGGAAGTTGGGCGCGAGTCCTATTCAGGCAGCAGCAGCGCTACTTTAGTCGCCAGCCAGATTGTCGAGGGCCGATAGTGAATAAGAACTAAGAATTGAAGGAGCGGGTAAGAAAGACCTAAACAAATAAACCTCCAGTTTAGATTCAGCCTTTCAGGTGTATTTGcgtctctctctcttttcttacGGGTGGTTGTGTTATATTTGGTTTATAATTTAGGTTTGAATCTGTAATTTGGTATTGCTTACCATTGAGTATTAACGATAATAGTTTAGAAGTATTTGGTTTGGAatactaactagggtttggttTGGAATACTAACTAGGGTTTCTTGTGGGCTTATTTAGTCGTTTTTATTTATGCAGGTAAGTTGTTTGATGAAATACCCTAGTAACTGGTCTTGTAATCTCCTTTGTATCAAATATTAGTTGTTTGCAGAAATATTACTTGTTGCTGGATGCCTATATTGCGGGGTGTGGGCAGACTTTTTGTTGGTAgaagaaataaaattttgaaaaagaTCATGCTTTGGGTGATGATTTTAACCACGTTCGACTCAGTATGCTTAGTTAGTAAAATAGTTTTCCCAGGAACATTGGTGTCTTTCCTCTCTTGCGCCGGGAGTTATTTCCTGTTTTGGTTGCATTTGTAGTTCGCAACAAGATTATTATCATACCTTGTGATACTTTGGCATACAAATACCCAGTATCCATCAATTTATATTTGACTGAAAAGTTGCTTATGGATGTCTTCAATTGTTGCAGAAACTGTGATTAACAGTATCCAAAACTATAGCACTGAGCCTGAATCGAAGATAAAAAAAACACCTCATTCTTGGTTTGAAGAAGGTCCAGTTGAAGAAGTCGAAATGTTCTTCCTTAGTTTAGTTGAGCATACCTTGCGTTTACCTCCTCATCTCCTTAGCCTTCCTCTTCCTGAAGCAATACGGGGAGAGCTAGAGAAACTATTCGTGGATAAGGTAATGCCATTTGCTTTCTTGAGTGTCTCTTTTGGTTTTCTGTactgttcttgttgtgcttgctTGATTTCAATGAGCAATATGTATTGAGTCATATCTATTTTTATGAAGGTAATCGCACAGTTGGGTTTATGCATCTCCGTCTATGACATTAAATCCATTAAAGGCGGCTTCATATTTGCAGGAGATGGTGCTTCGACCTATACGGTATCTTCATTTTTGCTTATCTTGAAGATCTATTAAAGCTGTGAACAATTAATAATGACCTCTTAAAAGcagttttcttttttccttctacGTATAGCAATTTGTTACACCAAATCTAAGAAGATGATTGCTACTTGTAACTTACCAAAGAAACTAAATGTTGCTTTTTTACGAGTTTTATTCTCATTTGCAGGTTGATTTTAGGCTAATCATGTTCCGCCCTTTTGAGGGTGAGATTCTTTCTGGAAAGGTTGACGCATCAGATGCTAATGGTTTACGATGTATGTAGAGCAAGTCTTTTTCTAGCGTATAAGCATTTCtttttgtgaatcaaatcattttttatttttattttggtgatCGCTTTAATTGTTTCCACAATCATCTAAATCTACAATGGCGGCAGTGTCTGTAGGGTTTTTTAAAGACATATTCGTACCTGTGCATCTTTTGCCCAACCCATCCAAGTTGTAAGTGTTCTTCACCCATATCAGCTTGAGAGTGTACCAACATTTTTCATTTAAAATCTTTTTTGAACTGCTGCTTTCTATTAGTATTTTCACTATTTCTGTATTTGCTATTAGTGATTTGGCTTCTTGATGTGGTCTCTACAGTAGTGCAGATGGAAGATGGACATGGATGTACGGTGATGTAGAATTAACTATAGAACAGGACGACGAGGTTTATCCTTATGATCTATTCTTTAGATTTCTTGCTCAATTCTTTCTCTAGTTACAGCGTTGGTGTTAACTATCTTCCATTCAATTTCAGATTCGTTTCCGAGTTCACAAAATTGCATATCCTCCCATCCCGCTTGAACAAGAAAAAGATTCAAAGGCGTTTGCCCCAATGGTGATTACCGTAAGTTCCTTCGTCGTtgacatatttttcttcttcttgtttctgaAGGAGTTTGCCCTACTTTTAGTATTAACTTCAGTTATTATTGGTGAGAGTGACTGACAGATTTATGTAAATGTATGTACCATTGTACCATTGCCCATACAGTAGTCTAGAATTGGTATTTGGTAACCCCTTGTGATGGTGTTGTCATATTAGGTTAACAATTCCCTTCTCTTTTTGATGAAGTGCCACGACTTTACTCCTTCGATGACCGATCCAAGCTTACTCAAATATGAATTATGTAAAGATGGGATGTTAGGTCAACCACCTAATGGTTTCAATATCTTGATAAAGAACTGCTTATTTTGTCCTAAGCTTAAGAAAAGCAGCAACAAATATTTAACCGTGGATGTTCACATCCAGTAGTTCAAAGTTAGCATTGGTGTCCAGGGGCTCCCGGACCCTTGATTTACTTGTTTGCTGCAAATTAAATTTGTGTCTTATATATGATGCTGTGAACATGTTTTCCCCTCTGGGTAGAAGTGTTGTATTCGATCTCTTCATTGATATTGAAACAACACTAAGCAACGGGAAGTCATCTCATTGATTGAGTGTATCTGCACCTCATTGTAAAGTAACATACCTCATTATAACGAAATTTTGGAATAATTTATCGTCGCGGCAGTGTTTATTCAGTTCTCTATTCCTCTCTAACTTTGTTTTGTTAAATCCTTTCAGGCGTCAATCGATTTTGATGGTTTGGGTCCGATTTCATGGTGGGTGTAGTCTCCAGGGAATGTAGAGCCGTGGAAGAACTTAGTAGAAACGGGCTGAGAAGGTAAAGATGAACTGACCTATATAAATATCAACATCTAGCAGCAATGTCCAGTAAATGTATAATGACTATCCCCTAGTTGGGGACAGAACAAGAGacaaaattttgttaatcaaGTCCCTTTATCTTTCAGAAGAGAGAAAATGAGATTGAATTGAGTAAGCAAATATGTTGTCGGTGTCATAAccttaagagagagagagaaagagatgcCAAAATTTATATACACGAAATGTCTTTCTATGTTTAACGTTTAACTGTATACAAGTAAAGCATTAATCCCAGCAGAGGCAAAATAGGTACCCCAAGCTGGAGACCATATGAAGGAGACTCTATCCCTCTGTTAACGGAATACCCAATAAAAACATCttgtaaaaaatataaaaatcggTAGGATAGCAGAATCGGCTATGCTTAGTATCTGCCCAGAACAGCGACCAAAGGGCAAAGCGTAGTAGATTTCTTGGTGGATTCTTCAGTTAAAGATGTAAGAATGATCAgtcagaaacaaaagatttaacaatGGAGGATAATGAAATACCAACTGTGGAGGAAGACCATACAAACTGAGACTGTAAACAATGGAGGATGTATGTTATCATTTTAAGTTCAAACCATCAGACAATGACCACGAAGCAATGTTTTCTACTGGCTAGAACATACACATTTTTGGTAACGAGAATTCGTTTTGTGTAGTCTGTAATGCTCAACTTTACGAGATATCTGAATAGCATTAACTCGAGGCTTCCTTTTGTGTTATTAAGATGTTGCATATTTGCATTCGTTAGTTAGTTCTGATACCACTGATAATGAACAAATCAGAT
This DNA window, taken from Papaver somniferum cultivar HN1 chromosome 3, ASM357369v1, whole genome shotgun sequence, encodes the following:
- the LOC113356309 gene encoding DNA-directed RNA polymerase III subunit RPC8-like isoform X2 encodes the protein MFFLSLVEHTLRLPPHLLSLPLPEAIRGELEKLFVDKVIAQLGLCISVYDIKSIKGGFIFAGDGASTYTVDFRLIMFRPFEGEILSGKVDASDANGLRLSVGFFKDIFVPVHLLPNPSKFSADGRWTWMYGDVELTIEQDDEIRFRVHKIAYPPIPLEQEKDSKAFAPMVITASIDFDGLGPISWWV
- the LOC113356309 gene encoding DNA-directed RNA polymerase III subunit RPC8-like isoform X1, which produces MSSIVAETVINSIQNYSTEPESKIKKTPHSWFEEGPVEEVEMFFLSLVEHTLRLPPHLLSLPLPEAIRGELEKLFVDKVIAQLGLCISVYDIKSIKGGFIFAGDGASTYTVDFRLIMFRPFEGEILSGKVDASDANGLRLSVGFFKDIFVPVHLLPNPSKFSADGRWTWMYGDVELTIEQDDEIRFRVHKIAYPPIPLEQEKDSKAFAPMVITASIDFDGLGPISWWV
- the LOC113356308 gene encoding uncharacterized protein LOC113356308, whose protein sequence is MFNNMGTTNMGPNNLGTSNMGSSNLGPQHLAVPNNKLVPVVPSSGSPMLSYLTVPNSILSPITVSSGSPRWQHLPSGKLAPISPSMGSQGLQHFAVQSNKHAPSLPNSSNLGHLSGSNKRTIQMISGTPNKPPSQKSSAPNKPSKRPSHTEPPKARAELFESVRAKMRESLASALAMVSEEQNKKKSQVDAQTSSIPSTEDSPMSTSTSSTVDIASCQVPEKPSEPLPSQNQDCAQNVSATLNPSNPSQGIFSTGNKVDATPIPECDAQEFQYKYALLDDDVSFSNNFFVKDDLLQGNGLCWASDLDIEIMEDSSSYDAKRPKLEDEVAGNKSEPASPCPQTLATRVEAELFKAFGGVNKKYKEKGRSLLFNLKDPSNPELRERVISGEISPERLCSMTAEELASKELSEWRIAKAEELAQMVVLPDSQVDIRRLVRKTHKGEFQVEFDQDDGPSVEVAAGESSLSQFRPRAKELEAETPRKSDENGKSEKSEITSSEKVILDDQGSLSAVPSDGTDLLQGLMMDELKDPEFLPPIVSLDEFMESLDSEPPFENLQKEAGTPESVGEEKKSIDTDSKVDSSDLTSVNPVTAALEKAAAVEKAPAVEKAPVVDKAAAQDKADKVEPEYSSAGTKLKSGEVLVESKTPLDGAVDNIEHAWEGKLQLNISSIVSVHGSFISGEKASTKEWPSFLDIKGRVKLDAFGKFLQELPMSRSRALMVVHIGWKEDSPESGREYLREVADSYVADERVGFAEPAPAVELYLCPPHARTVEMLGKNVPKDDVEKLNALDNGLIGIVVWRKVHITSTISPNSSSHHRHSFKKQNHVRRQQQEKETNRITKPTSSILGPPPTRKSRVPLHDEPIDDVPPGFGPATGRDDDDLPEFEFVSGSNPSVSQFSTSKPSVPPRASFAPPGQMRELIQMYGQNETISNKGVNWQQGRSARVEVNNPWNDDDDIPEWQPPEQSTPLLPVSLPPPPPLPVQLMHGFQQQTLPHVSVATPQQFPHGQLMVQQLTQQNMPFQAPVNMIHSYVGGHQNMASPWQSGGWTPQTGSSGLPLNVQQQGNNMMQPCNSNNNNNNNIIINGQPFDGQFYGTSSNTGNGFGTSQRPPDNVSRRC